The following proteins are encoded in a genomic region of Bubalus kerabau isolate K-KA32 ecotype Philippines breed swamp buffalo chromosome 15, PCC_UOA_SB_1v2, whole genome shotgun sequence:
- the LOC129628073 gene encoding fatty acid-binding protein, adipocyte-like, with protein MCDAFEGTWKLVSSENFDDYMKEVGVGFATRKVAGMAEPTLIISVNGDVATIRSESTFKNTEISFKLDQEFDEVTPDDRKVKSIINLDEGALVQVQNWDGKSTTIKRKLVDEKMVLECVMNGVTATRVYERA; from the coding sequence ATGTGTGATGCATTTGAAGGTACCTGGAAACTTGTCTCCAGTGAAAACTTTGATGATTACATGAAAGAAGTGGGCGTGGGCTTTGCTACCAGGAAAGTGGCTGGCATGGCCGAACCCACTTTGATCATTAGTGTGAATGGGGATGTGGCCACCATTAGATCAGAAAGCACCTTTAAAAATACTGAGATTTCCTTCAAATTGGACCAGGAATTTGATGAAGTCACTCCAGATGACAGGAAAGTCAAGAGCATCATAAACTTAGATGAAGGTGCTCTGGTACAAGTACAAAACTGGGATGGAAAATCAACCACCATAAAGAGAAAACTCGTGGATGAGAAGATGGTGCTGGAATGTGTCATGAATGGTGTCACTGCTACCAGAGTTTATGAGAGAGCATAA